The sequence cgcacaaaattggagagacaTAAGCTTTTAGTGCGtgtggaaaatttctgggatcttttatttcaacttatTAAACATaagactaacactttacatgttgcgtttatatttttattcagtatatttcagatgtttggtgcagtatttctgaaGTGAAAGATGTGCATGAAAATGAGTCTATCGTTGAATgaaacacttaattgaagaatctcTACTGTTGACTAATCACCAACGAAGTGGCGTAGACTTCGGAAGCCGAACTTAAGCTTCCCCCGAGATAAAAATGACATGCAAAAAACATTGTCGTAATATATGCAAACTGTTTCgaactgtttcagatgggaagcatgcggacaccTGAGAGACTCAAGCGGTTTCACTCAGAGGTGAAATGTGTTCAGCTTCAGTGTTAAAGGAAATGAAGAATGAAGCCAGTGGAGCAATAGGAAGATGATCATGATTGAGAAACATCCCTGGGGTTTAAGACAAAACATCCTCCAAGCGGATTCACTTCCTGTACAGACCACCTCCATCGCACCGTGTGTGATATCAGCTGTTTGATATAGCTCACATCATTGGAATAGACAATGACAGAAAAACACCTTTACTATACATCGCAGGCTGGCTCATTATCTTGAAGATAATAAATGCAATACACTCTCCATAAATCTTATGTTTGATGTTAAACTGTATAAACTGAGCGATAAGCAGCCTTATTAGTAGTTTTGACATTAAACTTATTTATGTCGGTCTTCACAAAAAGCCATAAACTAGGAATATCAAAAACGTGatattcctgtgttttatatacaatTCCACACTGAGTTTGGAATAacgtgaaattgtgaaaattataatgcccttttagtgtgagagcggtttgaaaagaccacctgacatttctgcctgttttggccTACCTGGTGACCTCActaggcggtaaattagttaatagattaataagaaagagttccaaacctctctgctaataacagctagttttcatttTCCCCTCCCAACtctgaccactcccagacagtcctagctaaattcttgcttgagaaattgctcttcaCTAAGAAGctattgtttctttttgaccattataattgaaaacaaatcacagtaaggtacttaattgttacccagaaattatttgatattgagataaaaacagctgcattggacctttaatgtgTGACCCTCACCTTGCACCGACCCAACTTGATCTCTCATCCATTTAAGCCAAAGGTTAATGTAAACTAGTTATGTTTGCCAAGTGTGTCAGTTGGACATCTAAATGAACAGCAGACAAACCATTAACATTCCGGAGCTTGGTTGGCACCTATGAAATTAAGCGTCTGCTTTCCTCGAGAGGCACAAGTCTCTTTGGAAGACAGTTTCCCAGCAAAATGTATTGCCTATACCCCCTCCCTAAGAATAAATAATTATCAAACCATGCTTGAACTCCTGAATAATCACAATATTTTATCAGTATGGACAAAAAGGCtccacattaaaaaaaaatatatatttttttattttatttgaacctAGGTCTGGGCTCAAATGACTAGGCTATTTGGGGCCGTTTTTTTCTCATGCTACTCCATGATAGTCTGAGAAGGATTGAGACAGGATGCAGGGAACACAGCCGCCCTGACCTGAAACATCCTCTAAAATCAAAGGTGGGAAAATCGTGAGGGGAACGTGGTCTGGCGACAGCCAGGCACCACTGAAGATTGTAATCGAAAGTTAACTACAGCACAATAAGCTAATATTCAGGCTACATTACCTTAGCTTCAGACATGGCTACTGTGTAGTTTGATTCAGCTGCCCGTCTACAGTTGCCAGAATCAGAGGATGGAAAAAATATACTTTAAAAAAGGACTAGATTAAGAACCTTGACTACTTCATTCCCACACAGGAAAAAAAAGCAGGCAAAGCTGCACTCTGGACAACAGGGCTCTGTGAAGCCAAGATCAGTCTATTTTAAGTCACATTAAAATTGAGATTTAGCATCTTATCATGATGACATGAAGTGGAAGGATGAGCTTTATTAATGTCCTCAGAACCCCAGCCAGATACTCGTCTCCCTCTGTAAACATACTGGATCTCACCCCTACATGTGTAACAAGATCCAGATACAACCCAGAGTTGGAGAATGACAGGAAATAAGAGCTAATGTTTTTTATGACTGAGCAAAGAGGTCGGAATGGGATGTGACAGAGAAAAGGCTCTCCTTACTTTAACATTCTCACTTAAACGCCTGTGCTTTGTCGCGGGGAGAAAAATATTTACCACGGTTAAGGATAGACATTGCAATTCCAGACTTTACTTGAAGGAAGCTGCATCCTGAATAGATGTTTGGCCATCGGCTTGTGAAAAACACAAATATGGGCATTGTTGTTTTATCCTCTCTGCCCTCCCTGACCTGTTGATGAAGCTCTATCTCAGGCAAAGATGAGGATATGGTGGGAAGTGTTAAATTAGTGCAtctgctcctgtgtgtgtgtgtgtgtgtgtgtgtgggtgtgtgtaacaAGTGGCGTCTACACATTGCTTCTTCCAGCCTAGCAGCTCTTCACGGTGACTGGCTACAGGGATATAGTGGGAGGGGCCTTGCCATTACTCCCATAGCTAGTAACCAGAGGGCCAACTGCAGCTGAAATCAAGAGGCTGGAGGCTTAGTGAAAAAGGGGGAAACGTGCAGTCTAGGAATGACACCATCTACCCGGCGTACCCACTGACTGTATCCCCTCCTCCTGCCTATAAAAGAACCTGAAGTATTGGACTGTGTGCACTTCGATATTCCAGAGGATACCAATACAACAATATTTAACCTCGAAAAACATTCAACTGAAAAAAGGCAGTGACCCAAAAGGAGAGCTTTGGGTAAAATTTTTAcaataacatttttgttttaattcTTATAAATGTTTTATGTTGGCTTACTGGTGGTCTTGAGTGGCTGCCTGGCCCTGGGGGCAGGCTACAGGAAAACTACAGACCCAACAGCTGCTAAGAGACAGTACCAGATCCAAAATGGCCCGTGCAGCTACACCTTCCTGCTGCCTGAGCAGGACAACTGCAAGACCTCAAGCAGCACCTACACCAACCTGGTCCAGAAGGACGATCCGGCAGAGTATGATGAGTCGGTCCAGAGGCTAGAGCAGCTGGAGAACATCATTGAGAACAACACACAGTGGCTCCTCAAGGTAAAGTCTTCTGCTTGACGTCACACAGCAGCTTCTCTACTGGGAGTGCAGGTCTGTGTTCAATGCCGTCTCACACCTATTCCCATGGTATTATACTTTTTTGGAGTCCCTCTATTTTGTATGATATTTTACATCCCTCCAATTTGTATGTTATGTGTTACTTGCATGTCCAGGTACACTCTGGTATAGtgcctgcatttaaaatgtaacaaGGAACTTGGTTCCGGATAACCTGTTGGGTGCTGTGAACCTTTCAGAGATTAAAAAGTAAATTAATGGTTCTGCTGCTCTGCAGTCATGTTACGTCAACTTGAGATGATAAAGAGACCACAAGTTTTTGCAGCCTTTGGTATAGAGGTATAATTtggaagggggtggggggggacaaACTGATCTCATTATGTAGCCTACTGTGCAGAGGTGATGTTATGTAGTGTCATGATTTCCCACTCTGCACAATATTATTAAGAAGGTGCTTTCTACAGGAATGTCTCATTTCCCACCCCATCagaaaagatgagtatacacaccAACTTTTCAGTGATGTGCAGACGCGTTATACTCCAGTCACCTTCGTTACTGCAAAGAAGGCTTTGAAAGACTCATTTCAGATTCAAAAAATCTTCAGATTCTGATTGAAAGCAGTGAACTTGACCTTGTAAGGAAGCAGGCAAGTGAATCGTGACATTGTCCTACTATTTGAAGGGGGCATCTTCACATGGAATTCAGTCTTGAGCAATAAGAAAGCGAATGTGAGCCGAAGTAGGGAGAAAGTAACCTGTGTCACAGAAGCAGGGCTGTGGTGGCTCTGAGTGGGTGAGAAGGGCTGAGTAGTGACAAAGCCTCTACACAGGTGCCCAGATGAAGGATCTGCGCATCCCTTTCAGCGCTACTGAGCCATCACTTGTGTGAAAGGAACGGGCTCAGGCTCCCTACATTCTTTCCCACTCTTTAGAGTTTGATTAATGATGAGATCTATAGAGCTCTGACAAGACAAGCACAACTCATTGCCTGATCACACAGCTCACAACCCCAAAAAAAACAGACCCTGGCCTGAATCATTCCACCAGCTCAGTCAGCTGCTACTAAGCATTGGGGTCCCTAGATCTTTTGTCATTGccgttttatcagaccagagccACTGCTTAAGAACACTTTATTTAGAATAATGTAggcttgtctttaaaatgctttGAATTTGGCACTGAACATAATTTAGCTTTTAAGGTAAAGACAGAAACTTTTAAGCTAAGGACAGTGATTGGGCTACTGTTTTAATAAGATGCCCTCACACCGGAAGAGTTTAAATACCTAGAAATTAAGCGGTTCAAATAGTGAATCTCTAGTCTTTAGACTCCATAATGATCCTTCATTCAGTTCGTTAAGCATTTACTGCCTCACAGGCTTTTATCCTCCAAGGACAGATTTGTTACGTGAGACACATTTGCGTAACTGTGCCAAAATCTCAAATCAAATTGACATGCATGATTTATGCTGCATAAAAGTCAGAGTAATGTGTGTTTGAGGTTCGTCCCAAAGTGATTACTACGGAAGGATTAAGAACTTTGTCATTAATATCGGTCAAGGAGAGAATTGCAATACTTAATTGATTGATGTAAAACAAACATTAAGTGAGCGCAACTAATCTATGAAATATTTCCTGACGTGTCAATTTCATACACAACAGTTTGTTGGTATATTGGCATTATACGTAATAACAGAGGAAAAGGTCTTCCTTTGAACTTCCCCATGTAAGACCGAGTCGAAGACAGAGGAAATCATTGTACATCAACTGACGAAAAGACAATTTGTGAGAGCCGAGGTAATACCTCAAAATCTTGCACTGTCTCACTCAAAATTGGAAGACAGGATGAGGGACTTTGCTGTCGTGCCGGTAAAATAAAATGTCAGTTTGCCGTCACGCTTTTCATGTAAACCGGGTGTACAAACAATAATTCCTTGTGGAATACTTATAGGCAGGAGTGGAGTAAACAACTGATTAGATCATTTGCCGTCAATGGAATGTCCCGCTCTCAGTTCCGATGACACACTCTTCCAGCCTCCACGTGCCCGTGTCCAGGAACACAGACAAGATGGAAGTGGAGAAAGGAAGATAAACAAAATTAGCACTGATTGCAGCACTTTTTGTCATGGCAAAAAGCAAAATATACTTCCCGTTTTAAAATGGTCCCAATAGTTTACCTTTTTGGCAGATGGGTATACAGCCTAATTGTTTACGCAAACAAAGATCAGAACGACTAGGCCTACTAACGCTACTAATATCCTATTGCAGTGTAGGACGCAGTGTCGTAGAGGATGCAACTCGTCACTCATCATTTCCATCCTGTTTACAAGACTTTCAGGCCTGATTGCCACGCAGGAACTCAATGCAGGAAAGAGCTTTATGATTGGATTTGTTTTAAATCTGGCAGTTTCATTTTGACAGGTGGCTACTGGATAGGGGGACAAGACTCCTATTTATTTGCTCTAAAGAAAAGTATACAGTGTGGGACAGACAATAGAGAAAAAAGCTTATTTCAAACTTTTCTACAGGTAGGAATGTTACAATGAGTTTGCCTTCACGATGACTTAACCAAACTCATGTGAAGGCTCAGTCAGCAgtaacatttctcaaaaaagagCCTTAGAGGTTGAAAGGCCATTCCAGTGCAGTCCCCATTGACAGTGATACAATTTGATATGACCAAAAATGACCATATTAAAAACGTTTTAATTTTCAGGAAGCTATTAATCCCTTGTGTAGATCAAATATGAATCAGCAGGGAAAATATTCTCAGTCTTCCATTTTTGACCCCTCTGAAAAACAGAAGCACATGAACTTCCTGCCCCAATTTGTACAGCCTTCAACATCATGTAATCTAAACACTTGTCAAAAATGCCTGGCCCGTCACCGGATAATTCTGCCCACCACCGCTCAAGAGATTTCTAGGTCAGACACAAGGGGGAAAGCCATGAACTCCATGACAAGGCAGTAGTGCTTAAAAATAGTAATTCTAAAGAACAGCCTATACTTTCACTGTGACATCCATATGGTAAACAACAGTTTCGTACACAATTAATTTGAACCATTCACAATGACCCAATAACTCTGCCAGGGGACCAAGGCAGTACGCTCCAATCTTTATGCCCTGTACGAAATATAACCACTCCTTTTTCAGCTCCCCTACCATTGCTGAGAAAACATAGACAAAGGCCCAATATCATGTTATATCAGTTAAACCATCTCACTAACCTGCCTTCATCAACTTTTCTTCATCCTTACTGCAGCTGGAGAACTACATACAGGAAAACATGAAACAGGAGATGTTCCAGATCCAGCAGAATGCAGTGCACAACCACACGGCAGCCATGATAGAGTTTGGAACCAACCTGCTGAGTCAGACCGTTGAGCAAACACGGAAGCTGACCAACGTAGAGGCGCAGGTGAGGACCTTTTACTTAATATAGTTTTGAAAATATAtgctaaatgaataaaacattCAAAACCCAATAGCCTACACCAAACAAAAGTTATAAAAATGTGCAAAATATGAAAAAAATCAAATGCTGTCCAACAGGGCCAGGATTTGCTGTAGAAAGTCATTGACCTTTTGTGAACGAACTACACAGCATTTCCTGTTATTAACGGCATTGTATTCCCACAAGAAAGGGTCTATCAATTTGTCACAATCAGACATCCGTCTGTTCAAAGCCACCAACACCAGGTCCAATAGTAGACCGACACATACCCAACATTCATGTAAACAACAAATTGGCACAGGTTTTTGCTGAGTTCAGTTCCTCAAACTGGAAAATCAGAGGGGGGTTTCTAGAACCAGGAGTTCAATACGTCTGTGAGGAGACTTTCATTACATTATACAGCCACTTTCGCAGTAGGCCCTACATCCCCTGACCCCTTTCCAACATATCTGTCCATTATTGGaatttgattgttctgttttttcCTGTTACGAAACAGATTTTTCCGACCATCTAGGCCTATGCACATTGTGCTCTTTAGAAAGTGAAGCGAACCACAAAACCGTGTTTGAACATGAAGTGAGATAGGACTGTTACAAATCGAGTTTGGACTGAAATTGTAATCAAGTTAAGCGCAACTATTACAAGATAAGTGTATTGAGGCCCTGTATTGTATTTAGTGTACTGTAAATCTTTTCTGTGAGAGGGAAAAAAACTTAACTGAAGGCTGGCTGTGCAGAATTTATTTTTAACTGTAACTGATCCAAAAGTATTGCAGTGAACTGTGGAATTGTTTGTGAAACGAATTACTCAAGAGAAAAACAGGGAGATGTCAAAATCCATTACATAATACCAATTTGAGATTTTTTCTAACCAGGAAAGACCAAGTTTTCATTTAATCATACCACATCCCTAATTGAGAGAGTACCTCAAGGGCAGGTTGTGAAATTACAAAAGTAAAATGACTTGTTAATTTGGTTCTTGACAAATATTCAACAATGACAAATAAAAATGGTGTTTACTTAATTTAATCTGTAAAGGGCTTGCAGCAATTACTAGCTCCATTTAATCTAAAATACCTTGTGGGAATTGTCTATTTAATCTTTAGGTAATAAATCATACAACTCGGCTTGAACGTCAGCTTCTTGAGAACTCTCTATCAACGAGTAAGTTGGAAAAACAGCTCATTTTCCAAACAAATGAAATAACCAAgctgaatgacaaaaacaggtAAGGATATTTGTTTGCATTAACAAACTTCACTTTCATTCAGGTGCCCCATCTCCAAATCATGCTTCAACTAAAACAAGGCTACAAACACTAGACAGTAGCCTAAATATTTAGGCTAATATTTCCTGTGTTTtctgttaaacacattttttgcCCAATTGTAGGCTTATATGTTCTGTTCGCGTAAAACAATTTGCTTCTTGATATGAAATACTACAAGACCAGTAATGCCAACCAGCTCTGCTGCGAGTTGCTGAGCGTGTACCTTTGCCCTTGTTCCTCCCCAGCTACCTGGAGAAGAGGGtgggggagatggaggagcaGAGGCAGGTGGAGCTGAAGACgctgaaggaggagaaggagcagcTCTCTACACTGGTACTGAGACAGACGGCTGTCATCGAGGAGCTGGAACAACAGCTGCTGCGGGCCACTACCAACAACTCTGCCCTGCAGCGGCAGCAACAGGAGCTGCTTGAGACCGTCAACAACCTCATCTACACAATCTCTATCCCCACAGGTGGAGGTGGGTGACACTATGACAGCGTCTGGTAGACTTAGGAGGGGGCTACATTGGCATCACTGATTAAGACCAGAATGCTATGGGCAATTCAATTTTTGTAGCGTAACTAATAAGCCAGTTTAGTAAAATATAGAATGTCAACTGTTGATCAAATCACAACCTTTGAAAAGTCACAGTATACTAGTATGTATTTATAGTGCCTTAGCAAAGTatgcagaccccttgacttttccacattgttaggttacagcctgcttttttcccccttatcaatctatacaccataccataatgacaaagcagaaacaggtttgGCATTTtggctaatttattaaaaataaagtattcagaccctttactcagtactttgttgaagcatctttggaagcgattacaaccgagttttcttgggtatgacgctacaagcttggcacacctgtatttggggaatttctcccattcttctctacagattgttgaagcatctttggaagcgattaggttggatggggagcgttgctgcgcaggtattttcaggtctctccagagatgttcgatcgggttcaagtccgggctctggctgggccactccaggacattgagacttgtcccgaagccactcctgcattgtcttggctgtgtgcttagggttgttgtcctgttggaaggtgaacctttgccccagagtctttaggtgcctttgggcaaactccaagcgggctgtcatgtaccttttactaaggagtggcttccgtctggccactttaccataaaatcctgattggtggagtgctgcagagatggttgtccttctggaaggttctcccatctccactgagtaattctagagctctgtcagagtgaccatcgggttcttggtcacctccctgacgatggcccttctccctcaattgctccgtttggtcgggcggccagctctagggagagtcttggtggttcaaaacttctatttaagaattatggatgccattgtgttcttggggacttttaatgttgcagacattttctggtacccttccccagatctctgccacgacacaatcctgtctcggagctctacggacaattccttcgaccccatgacttggtttatgctctgacatgcactgtcaactgtgggaccttatttagataggtgtgtgcctttccaaatcaattaaatttaccagaggtggactccaatgaagttgtagtaacatcaaggatgatcaatggaaacagaatgcacctgagctcgattgtgagtcgcatagcaaagggtctgaatagttatgtaaataagatatcagtattttatttgtaataaatgtgcaaaaagttctaaaaaactgtttttgctttgtcattatggggtattgtgtctaaaTTGCTGCGgatttcaaaacatttttttatcaattttaaaataaggatgtaaagtaacaaaatgtggaaaaagtcaaggggtctgaatactttccaaaggcactgtatgttaaaGTACATATACAACTTTGCTGTATTATCAATTTGATCGGCCCTCCACTTTTTGCAGGGAACAAGCCTACCATGATGCAGGACACACCAACCACATACCCAGACTGTGCTGCGGTCTACAAGTCAGGAAACACAGACAGTGGAGTCTACTCACTGACCCTTCTCAACACTACACAGGAGATTAAGGTAGAATTTAACTCTTATGTTAATATTGGTCCTATTCAAGCTATAAGCTCCCAATATTAAATCAAAAGTACAATCACATGGAGACTAGTTAAGAAATAAGTTATATTTTTCTAACACCACAGCCAATCCTTTAATTCAGAGTAAATTCAAATGTTCTCAGCCTTTGGTTTGTTTTGTGCATGCCCGAGCTCAAGTAGGGATCTCCTTAGATACTTTTCAGTGGTTAGAG comes from Salmo trutta chromosome 18, fSalTru1.1, whole genome shotgun sequence and encodes:
- the LOC115153445 gene encoding angiopoietin-2-like isoform X2; its protein translation is MFYVGLLVVLSGCLALGAGYRKTTDPTAAKRQYQIQNGPCSYTFLLPEQDNCKTSSSTYTNLVQKDDPAEYDESVQRLEQLENIIENNTQWLLKLENYIQENMKQEMFQIQQNAVHNHTAAMIEFGTNLLSQTVEQTRKLTNVEAQVINHTTRLERQLLENSLSTSKLEKQLIFQTNEITKLNDKNSYLEKRVGEMEEQRQVELKTLKEEKEQLSTLVLRQTAVIEELEQQLLRATTNNSALQRQQQELLETVNNLIYTISIPTGGGNKPTMMQDTPTTYPDCAAVYKSGNTDSGVYSLTLLNTTQEIKAYCDMETEGGGWTVLQKRFDGRVDFHRTWKEYKMGFGNPSGEYWLGNEFVSILTNQHPYVLRIQMMDWEENAGFSLYDQFSLGSEADNYRLVV
- the LOC115153445 gene encoding angiopoietin-2-like isoform X1 translates to MFYVGLLVVLSGCLALGAGYRKTTDPTAAKRQYQIQNGPCSYTFLLPEQDNCKTSSSTYTNLVQKDDPAEYDESVQRLEQLENIIENNTQWLLKLENYIQENMKQEMFQIQQNAVHNHTAAMIEFGTNLLSQTVEQTRKLTNVEAQVINHTTRLERQLLENSLSTSKLEKQLIFQTNEITKLNDKNSYLEKRVGEMEEQRQVELKTLKEEKEQLSTLVLRQTAVIEELEQQLLRATTNNSALQRQQQELLETVNNLIYTISIPTGGGNKPTMMQDTPTTYPDCAAVYKSGNTDSGVYSLTLLNTTQEIKAYCDMETEGGGWTVLQKRFDGRVDFHRTWKEYKMGFGNPSGEYWLGNEFVSILTNQHPYVLRIQMMDWEENAGFSLYDQFSLGSEADNYRIHLKGYSGTAGKISSLGQPGSDFSTKDADNDKCVCKCSQLTTGGWWFDACGPSNLNGIFFQQGQNSNRFNGIKWYYWKGSGYSLKSTTMMIRPVDF